The nucleotide window CTTGCCCTGCGCTTTTTGCCCCACCTCGTAACAAGGCGGAACTCTTGCTGGTCAAGAGTGTGTTGAAGTCTTCGATCATTTTTAGACCCGCCTCCGCTGCCGGCAGTGTGAACGGATAAGGTTTAGCCCCAAGCGCGTATTTCCAAGCGAGCGACTTGACTGTTTCCGATGCCGCTCGTGCTTCATACCAAGTCCGATCGAATTTTTTGACTCGTATGACGAAGAACAAAAAGATGCTGATCATCAGTAAAAAGGAACTCCCCACCGCCACCCACCGGGTGTACGCAGTTGGAAAGGCATAGACCAAAAGAACAGCTGATAGGATCGTAACTCGGAGATTCCACTTGACCAATTTCAAGTGGGTACTTTGCGCCTTATCTGCCCGACTATCATACTTTTTATATAGACTTGGATTGTCTGAATCAATCCATTTTGCCGACCCTTGCATAGTTTCTGTCACGGGTAGCGTCCCTCTTTCACTTAAACAATTAGACTTGTGTCCCATCTGTAGTATATCATTATGTTACCCCTAATTCGTTCACTTTTTTGCTAGTAATCAATGACGATTCGACAAGAGGAGATGAGTGATGTGCCCGCCTTGAAAACATATGATATTTTTATCAGCCATGCTTGGAAATACAACAAGGGGTACTATCGATTGCTAAGCCTCTTGGACGGTGCACGGCTTTTCCAATACGCCAACCATTCGGTCCCTCAAGAAGCACCTTTGTTCGATACAAAAACACCGGCGGGAGACCGCAAACTGAAGAATGCCTTGGAAAAACAAATAGGCTCCGCAAAATGCCTGATCGTCCTGTCTGGCATGTATGTTGCGCACCGCAAATGGTTAAAACTTGAAATGGAGCTGGCACAAAAACACGGCATCCCGATTATCGGAGTCGTCCCACGCGGACAGCAAAGAGTCCCCCTTGAAGTCAAACAGGCTGCCGTGACGATGGTCAGTTGGAATACGCGTTCGATCGTCACCGCGATTCGTAAGCGTTCACTGTAACACGGTCGAGGGGCGATTATGCAAAAAGCCCAGTCTCTAAAGAGACTGGGCTTTTTCAAATGCCT belongs to Tumebacillus amylolyticus and includes:
- a CDS encoding DUF4231 domain-containing protein, with the protein product MTETMQGSAKWIDSDNPSLYKKYDSRADKAQSTHLKLVKWNLRVTILSAVLLVYAFPTAYTRWVAVGSSFLLMISIFLFFVIRVKKFDRTWYEARAASETVKSLAWKYALGAKPYPFTLPAAEAGLKMIEDFNTLLTSKSSALLRGGAKSAGQEQITKTMQDMRQLSWRERMEVYIHGRLLEQQEWHANKSEFHEIQEDKWFLIVVFCYFLALCASISLAILPELPVKLTGIFTTTAGAVLSWGQLKRHQELAQSYALVSEQLGLVYTKRHAVETEEELSAWVETAEEVLANQNLKWVQSRLN
- a CDS encoding TIR domain-containing protein, whose translation is MSDVPALKTYDIFISHAWKYNKGYYRLLSLLDGARLFQYANHSVPQEAPLFDTKTPAGDRKLKNALEKQIGSAKCLIVLSGMYVAHRKWLKLEMELAQKHGIPIIGVVPRGQQRVPLEVKQAAVTMVSWNTRSIVTAIRKRSL